One Thermofilum pendens Hrk 5 DNA segment encodes these proteins:
- a CDS encoding alpha-amylase family protein, whose translation MARILQFNFEDKLAQYADRVTGADIVGLAAELHCDTVVIFARDAWGRAYYDSAVARKVASLKSRDLLREVVEEAHRRGIKVVAMIGHTTNPELYSSHPEWAQRDRNGRVIHMDTDPQGVKDKVRWPLMCLNSPFLDYVLREAEEVLRYGVDGVFLDSFRYMPDVERACFCENCRKAYAEEVGGELPSEEDWDSEAFRRAFAWRYRVNVKALERVKDFVRKAKPGAFLVYNSHPAGWRGRANTIVEMSRNAVDVVFAEGSEADYQPPGFLAEIVKLSKAMGAKRVWATRNSFHMALTTTTTSPVVVRQGIREIFAAGGEPMLLVFSSAFVQSPKGLKAAAQAFREVEALEEYMEGAERLRYAGVVYSNRSRDWLGRSDPRHVTDEARGLYYALAYSGYPVDFVSDTQLDSGELKGYRVLLLGSVASMSRRGVASLAERAARGLGVVATYLTSTMDEDGRQLEEFQLSELLGVSYKGVLELPWSYVLPHGEHPVTEGLQGEAILWGDYDRVFNGRRVPPSIAWHARVKALEGTSVLGYVGEPAGEYGYEYENGRSPPLLGSPTGAPAITAREEPRVVYFSGQLGRLFWRTGLPQHEALILNAARWAGGEPPLKLESEGLVLVEPYTRSGQLVVHLVNLTYDRRIIVRGNTADPDAWHSTSESVMPPRRVVPVEAHLRLRGFAPKKAYSPLTSKKYEVETKGEEVAIRVPLEEYEVLVLDL comes from the coding sequence ATGGCCAGGATACTGCAGTTCAACTTCGAGGATAAGCTAGCCCAGTACGCAGACCGCGTTACCGGCGCGGACATAGTGGGGCTCGCGGCTGAGCTCCACTGCGACACTGTAGTCATCTTCGCGAGGGACGCCTGGGGGAGGGCGTACTACGACAGCGCCGTTGCAAGGAAGGTAGCAAGCCTGAAGTCCAGAGACTTGCTACGCGAAGTAGTGGAGGAGGCTCACAGGCGCGGAATAAAGGTCGTGGCGATGATAGGGCATACGACGAACCCGGAGCTGTACAGCTCCCACCCCGAGTGGGCTCAGCGCGACAGGAACGGGAGGGTAATACACATGGACACGGATCCCCAGGGCGTTAAGGACAAGGTTAGGTGGCCGCTCATGTGCCTGAACTCCCCGTTCCTCGACTACGTGCTCAGGGAGGCGGAGGAGGTCCTGCGCTATGGTGTCGACGGCGTGTTCCTCGACTCGTTCAGGTACATGCCCGACGTGGAGAGAGCCTGCTTCTGCGAGAACTGCAGGAAGGCTTACGCGGAGGAGGTCGGAGGAGAGCTACCGTCGGAGGAAGACTGGGACAGCGAGGCCTTCAGGAGGGCCTTCGCGTGGAGGTACAGGGTGAACGTGAAGGCTCTCGAGAGAGTTAAGGACTTCGTGAGAAAGGCGAAGCCGGGAGCCTTCCTCGTGTACAACAGCCACCCAGCCGGCTGGAGGGGCAGGGCGAACACGATAGTCGAGATGTCCAGGAACGCCGTCGACGTCGTCTTCGCCGAGGGCTCCGAGGCTGACTACCAGCCGCCGGGCTTCCTCGCCGAGATAGTCAAGCTGTCCAAGGCTATGGGTGCAAAGAGGGTTTGGGCAACCCGCAACTCGTTCCACATGGCCCTCACAACAACCACGACGAGCCCCGTAGTAGTAAGGCAGGGGATACGCGAGATATTCGCGGCGGGAGGGGAGCCCATGCTCCTGGTATTCAGCTCCGCCTTCGTTCAGTCCCCGAAGGGGCTGAAGGCAGCCGCCCAGGCTTTCAGAGAAGTAGAGGCGCTAGAAGAGTACATGGAGGGGGCCGAGCGGCTACGCTACGCGGGCGTAGTCTACTCGAATAGGAGCAGGGACTGGCTCGGGCGGAGCGACCCGAGGCACGTGACGGACGAGGCGAGGGGGCTCTACTACGCGCTGGCGTACAGCGGGTACCCTGTCGACTTCGTATCCGACACCCAGCTGGACTCGGGAGAGCTGAAGGGCTACAGAGTGCTCCTCCTGGGCAGTGTCGCCAGTATGTCGAGAAGGGGGGTAGCGTCGCTCGCAGAGCGCGCCGCGAGAGGCCTTGGAGTCGTAGCCACGTACCTGACGTCCACGATGGACGAGGACGGGCGCCAGCTAGAGGAGTTCCAGCTATCGGAGCTACTCGGAGTCTCGTACAAGGGGGTTCTCGAACTACCGTGGAGCTACGTCCTCCCACACGGCGAGCACCCCGTGACGGAGGGACTCCAGGGCGAGGCTATCCTCTGGGGCGACTACGATAGGGTGTTCAACGGTAGAAGGGTTCCGCCGAGCATCGCGTGGCACGCTCGCGTGAAGGCACTCGAAGGAACCTCGGTGCTGGGATACGTGGGCGAGCCCGCCGGGGAGTACGGCTACGAGTACGAGAACGGGAGGTCTCCGCCCCTCCTGGGGTCGCCTACAGGGGCACCGGCCATCACCGCGAGGGAGGAACCTCGCGTCGTGTACTTCTCCGGACAACTCGGCAGGCTGTTCTGGAGGACCGGCCTCCCCCAGCACGAAGCGCTGATACTCAACGCCGCCAGGTGGGCCGGCGGAGAGCCCCCGCTGAAGCTGGAGAGCGAGGGACTCGTTCTCGTCGAGCCTTACACGAGAAGCGGTCAGCTAGTCGTGCACCTCGTGAACCTAACGTACGACAGGAGGATCATTGTACGCGGAAACACCGCGGATCCCGATGCCTGGCACTCGACGAGCGAGAGCGTGATGCCGCCTAGGCGCGTAGTACCCGTTGAAGCACACCTACGCCTAAGAGGCTTCGCCCCGAAGAAAGCCTACTCCCCCCTAACCTCGAAGAAGTACGAGGTAGAGACTAAGGGCGAGGAGGTTGCTATAAGAGTACCCCTCGAGGAGTACGAGGTACTGGTGCTCGACCTCTAA